Proteins from a genomic interval of Acidimicrobiia bacterium:
- a CDS encoding biotin/lipoyl-binding protein: MKVVASEESIEEAIESAQRESLAYFGRDEIYMERYLTAPRHIEIQILADQHGHAVYLGDRDCSAQRRHQKLIEEAPAPGLPDDVRVAMGEAAVKVALGCGYTNAGTVEFLYEDGEFHYLEMNTRLQVEHPVTELVTGLDLVEQQLLMAAGQPLSFTQEDVEIRGHAIEVRINAEDPAGGAFLPSPGRINTLKLPDGFGVRFDAGYEAGDEVSQFYDNLVGKLVVWGANRDIAIRRTLRALNELEITGVATTIPADIAILSHEDFQAGTHSTKWVEETLDLSEVKADKGEAPADLDQPTVKREMSVEVDGKRFAVSMWVPDPSAAQVAGAPRRRQSRSGGSGGSGSGQVTVPMQGTIVKVLVEVGDTVEAGDPICVLEAMKMENSIAAEKAGTVTEVRIAVGDSVGGGDVVAVVE; this comes from the coding sequence CATGAAGGTGGTGGCCAGCGAAGAATCGATTGAAGAAGCTATTGAGTCTGCGCAACGGGAATCGTTGGCTTATTTTGGCCGTGATGAGATTTACATGGAGCGCTATCTAACCGCTCCTCGCCATATTGAGATTCAGATTTTGGCCGACCAACACGGCCATGCGGTGTACTTGGGTGATCGGGATTGTTCGGCGCAGCGTCGACATCAGAAACTTATTGAAGAAGCCCCGGCGCCCGGCCTGCCTGATGATGTTCGTGTCGCCATGGGTGAGGCAGCGGTGAAGGTGGCCTTGGGTTGTGGTTACACCAACGCCGGCACAGTGGAGTTTTTGTACGAAGACGGAGAGTTTCATTATTTAGAGATGAACACCCGGCTTCAGGTAGAGCACCCGGTGACCGAGTTGGTGACCGGCCTTGACCTGGTGGAGCAACAACTCTTGATGGCTGCTGGCCAGCCGCTGAGTTTTACTCAAGAGGACGTAGAAATTCGCGGCCACGCCATTGAGGTGCGCATTAATGCCGAAGACCCGGCCGGCGGGGCATTTTTGCCTTCCCCTGGGCGTATTAACACTTTGAAACTTCCCGATGGTTTTGGGGTGCGTTTTGATGCCGGCTACGAAGCCGGTGACGAGGTAAGCCAGTTTTACGACAACTTGGTAGGAAAACTAGTGGTGTGGGGTGCCAATCGAGACATCGCTATCCGCCGCACCTTGCGGGCTTTGAATGAGTTAGAAATCACCGGGGTGGCTACCACTATTCCGGCCGATATCGCCATTTTGTCTCATGAAGATTTTCAGGCCGGCACGCATTCCACCAAGTGGGTGGAAGAAACGCTGGACCTTTCTGAGGTCAAAGCCGATAAGGGTGAAGCCCCAGCCGACCTAGACCAACCGACGGTTAAACGAGAAATGTCCGTAGAAGTTGACGGTAAACGTTTTGCGGTCAGTATGTGGGTTCCCGACCCATCGGCCGCTCAAGTGGCCGGTGCTCCTCGACGTCGCCAAAGCCGTTCTGGGGGCAGCGGAGGCAGCGGTAGCGGTCAGGTGACCGTGCCCATGCAAGGCACCATTGTCAAAGTGCTAGTCGAGGTGGGCGACACGGTGGAAGCCGGTGACCCTATTTGCGTACTGGAAGCTATGAAAATGGAAAACAGCATTGCCGCTGAAAAAGCCGGCACCGTCACCGAAGTACGTATCGCAGTAGGCGACTCAGTAGGCGGCGGCGACGTCGTTGCGGTGGTTGAGTAG
- a CDS encoding glycosyltransferase, giving the protein MPITVHHLTPTFRPHDALGVHTKNLHGLVTNVGNRSLIWSGERRSPAPAKHWRRFKTERSGRDLLIYQAATGSEMVEEILLRQETLIVNYHNITPAHYFDQLAPNLAFELRQGREQLSRMAKRARMAIADSEFNASELRALGFANVLTIPVLADFGKRVERKPRTEPVLRGSQWLFVGRLVPNKAQHDLIVALAAYRELYDSEATLTLVGGGLPSYQKKLQDLLSELGISEAVRMVGVVSEEEKRDYFRSADIYLSLSDHEGYGVPLVEAMHHGLPVVAFDVAAVGETVGKSGLLLLEKKPTNVAAVIFEVLSDPKVYQSIVASGLDRSKELSYHYSAKAFIEALSPLLYD; this is encoded by the coding sequence ATGCCTATTACCGTTCATCACCTGACCCCAACGTTTCGACCTCATGATGCGCTTGGGGTGCATACAAAGAATCTTCATGGGCTTGTTACAAATGTTGGAAATCGTTCTCTAATTTGGTCTGGGGAACGGAGGAGTCCCGCCCCTGCAAAGCATTGGAGAAGATTTAAAACAGAAAGATCAGGTAGAGACCTTCTTATCTATCAGGCGGCTACCGGGTCAGAAATGGTTGAAGAGATTCTCCTCCGCCAGGAGACACTGATTGTCAATTATCACAATATAACACCGGCCCATTATTTTGATCAACTGGCGCCAAATCTGGCTTTCGAACTTCGACAGGGCAGAGAACAGTTGAGTAGAATGGCAAAACGTGCCCGAATGGCGATTGCTGATTCTGAATTCAACGCATCCGAATTGCGTGCACTCGGGTTTGCGAATGTTCTGACGATCCCGGTTTTGGCGGATTTCGGAAAGAGAGTGGAGCGAAAACCGCGAACGGAGCCAGTATTGAGAGGATCTCAGTGGTTATTTGTGGGGCGATTAGTTCCGAACAAGGCTCAACACGATTTGATAGTGGCATTAGCTGCTTATCGAGAGTTATACGACTCTGAAGCAACTCTCACTTTGGTGGGCGGGGGTTTGCCCTCTTATCAAAAGAAGTTGCAAGATTTGCTCTCTGAATTGGGGATCTCTGAAGCAGTAAGAATGGTTGGGGTAGTGAGCGAGGAAGAGAAGAGAGATTATTTTCGGTCTGCGGATATATACCTCTCTCTATCAGACCATGAAGGTTATGGGGTGCCGTTAGTGGAAGCCATGCATCACGGGCTTCCAGTAGTTGCTTTTGATGTGGCGGCGGTAGGGGAAACAGTAGGCAAAAGTGGGTTACTTCTTCTAGAGAAAAAACCAACGAATGTGGCAGCGGTAATTTTTGAGGTGCTTAGCGATCCAAAGGTGTATCAATCAATCGTTGCTTCTGGGTTGGATCGGTCAAAAGAACTGTCGTATCATTACAGCGCTAAAGCTTTTATTGAGGCACTTTCGCCATTGCTGTACGACTAG
- a CDS encoding ABC transporter permease, which translates to MSGKQQALQADHRSQSNGSIRQIIAYRGLLFNLTRTELRLRYKNSILGFFWSLLNPLLYLVVFTLVFQEVLRTQIPMFAIFLLSGLLIWNFLSTSLGNGAGSIIGNASIVQKIWFPREVLPLASVGAALVHFFLQASVLTVALLVFRHAPDWQALLLLPLALLAIVVLAAAGALSLSVLNVYYRDVQHLLEVTLLAWFWFTPIVYNYNLVAERLGTSSWLAMLNPVTSIVLTFQRALHNPPPGYIPDISLWLYFRNISIVLTVSTLLFIGSLRLFRRLDGQLAEKI; encoded by the coding sequence ATGAGCGGGAAACAGCAAGCGCTTCAGGCGGACCATCGCTCCCAATCCAATGGAAGCATCCGTCAAATAATCGCTTACCGGGGATTGCTTTTCAATCTAACTCGGACCGAACTACGCCTTCGTTACAAAAACAGCATCCTTGGATTCTTCTGGTCGCTCCTCAACCCCTTACTCTACCTTGTGGTATTTACCTTAGTTTTCCAGGAAGTTCTTCGTACTCAGATTCCGATGTTTGCCATATTTCTTCTTTCTGGGCTTCTGATCTGGAACTTTCTTTCAACCAGCCTCGGCAACGGAGCTGGTTCGATCATCGGTAACGCTTCCATCGTTCAAAAAATTTGGTTTCCCCGTGAAGTTCTTCCTCTGGCTAGTGTAGGAGCGGCTCTCGTCCATTTTTTCCTTCAAGCATCGGTGCTCACAGTCGCTCTTTTGGTCTTTCGCCACGCCCCAGATTGGCAAGCACTACTTCTGCTTCCCCTGGCTCTACTGGCAATTGTAGTGCTTGCTGCAGCAGGCGCTCTTTCTCTATCTGTCCTCAATGTTTATTATCGAGATGTACAGCACCTTCTAGAAGTGACTTTGCTCGCTTGGTTCTGGTTCACTCCAATTGTTTACAACTACAACCTTGTCGCTGAACGACTGGGAACCTCCAGTTGGCTAGCCATGCTTAACCCTGTTACTTCTATAGTCCTTACCTTCCAACGGGCCCTGCATAACCCACCACCGGGCTATATCCCTGATATCTCTCTTTGGCTCTACTTCCGTAACATTTCCATCGTCTTGACCGTCTCTACCTTGCTCTTTATTGGTTCTTTACGTTTATTTCGACGACTTGATGGTCAATTAGCAGAAAAGATATAG
- a CDS encoding ABC transporter ATP-binding protein, with product MADLGGISVQDVTKTFRIYQEQFRTLKERALHFGKIPYHEFDAVHQVSFNVPPGSMTGLLGHNGSGKSTLLKCIAGTLRQSTGTIQVQGRMAALLELGAGFHPELTGRENLYLAGSILGLKKHEITSRLDRIVEFAELGDFIDNQMKHYSTGMFARLGFALSVHVEPEILLIDEVLAVGDEAFQLKCLDQIRRFHDEGVTMLFVTHDVDLAASICDKIIVLDHGRVIAQGDPSEAAITYRQYLHTDEAITSMEITSPNGAISFGNINFLVDGRQITTIRPLDVVTMNVEIIMNEQVNDLVVAYAIREIGGNIINSSNTHLLTTDLSNISSRTVLSFTFNSFPLLNGMYEVDLGAHSSDGKTLYTQSNQASRFTLTGSSKSAGVVDLAVEARVIN from the coding sequence ATGGCAGACCTTGGCGGTATCTCTGTTCAGGACGTAACCAAAACTTTTCGCATCTACCAAGAACAATTTCGAACGCTCAAAGAACGAGCTCTTCACTTTGGCAAGATTCCATATCATGAGTTTGATGCTGTGCACCAAGTTTCTTTCAACGTGCCCCCAGGGTCCATGACCGGTCTTCTCGGCCATAACGGATCGGGGAAATCTACTTTGCTAAAATGTATTGCGGGAACTCTCAGGCAATCAACCGGAACCATCCAAGTCCAAGGGAGAATGGCTGCCCTATTGGAGCTCGGAGCAGGGTTTCATCCTGAACTTACCGGCAGAGAAAATCTCTATCTTGCCGGATCAATACTAGGACTGAAAAAACACGAAATAACCAGTCGCCTAGACCGCATAGTTGAGTTTGCAGAACTAGGCGACTTCATTGATAACCAAATGAAACACTACTCCACTGGAATGTTCGCCCGGTTGGGATTTGCCCTTTCCGTACATGTGGAACCTGAGATTCTATTAATTGATGAAGTTTTAGCAGTCGGAGACGAAGCTTTCCAACTCAAATGTTTAGACCAAATTCGCCGCTTTCATGATGAAGGAGTCACCATGCTATTCGTCACACATGATGTTGACCTTGCCGCATCTATCTGCGACAAAATCATCGTCCTTGATCATGGCCGGGTGATTGCTCAGGGTGACCCTAGCGAAGCAGCGATTACCTATCGTCAGTATCTCCACACCGATGAAGCAATTACTTCGATGGAAATAACCTCCCCCAACGGTGCCATCAGTTTTGGAAATATAAATTTTTTAGTAGATGGTCGCCAAATAACTACCATCCGACCACTTGATGTTGTTACCATGAATGTTGAAATAATTATGAATGAACAAGTCAATGACCTAGTAGTCGCCTATGCAATTCGGGAAATCGGCGGAAACATAATCAACTCTTCAAATACTCATTTGTTGACTACTGACCTTTCAAATATTTCGTCAAGAACCGTCTTAAGTTTTACATTTAACAGTTTTCCTCTGCTAAATGGAATGTACGAAGTGGACCTCGGCGCTCATTCCTCAGACGGGAAAACTCTTTATACCCAAAGTAACCAAGCAAGCCGATTTACTCTTACCGGATCCTCAAAAAGTGCAGGTGTGGTTGATTTAGCGGTTGAAGCCAGAGTCATCAACTGA
- a CDS encoding glycosyltransferase family 2 protein yields MMYLNKRVAVVVPSYKEETQIERVIKTMPDFVDLIVVIDDASPKPDQTCEIVSQLAVEDSRVVLLARQENGGVGAAIEDGYVEALKRGAAVIATMAGDGQMDPKELHRVVEPVASGKTDLAKGNRYNLQSDWSVIPRVRLIGSIILSFMTRLATGYWTIGDPQNGYNAASSELVKQFARRGLYPRYGVPNDLLISCAIYGARVLDVPMEPVYNVGEQSKLRPSRVAFPIFLLLLRGFWKRMYYRHFLIETTPVPLAYLSGLLSFISGFCWTAVLFIRSIQMSVTTPEVVAATLLFMGGGIVLLLAIVLDVLFASRMIVSGGEQI; encoded by the coding sequence ATGATGTATCTGAATAAAAGAGTAGCTGTAGTGGTTCCTTCCTATAAGGAGGAAACACAAATTGAGCGTGTAATCAAAACTATGCCAGATTTTGTGGATCTGATAGTAGTGATTGACGACGCAAGCCCAAAACCAGATCAAACTTGCGAAATTGTAAGCCAATTGGCTGTTGAAGACTCTCGAGTAGTACTGCTAGCTCGTCAGGAGAATGGAGGGGTTGGTGCAGCGATTGAAGATGGCTATGTCGAGGCACTGAAAAGAGGGGCTGCAGTAATTGCCACGATGGCGGGCGACGGTCAAATGGACCCCAAGGAACTTCACCGAGTAGTTGAGCCGGTGGCCTCGGGAAAAACCGATTTAGCTAAAGGAAATCGGTACAACCTTCAAAGCGATTGGTCTGTCATACCGAGGGTCAGGTTGATTGGCAGTATTATTTTGTCGTTTATGACTCGGCTGGCTACCGGCTACTGGACTATCGGTGATCCCCAGAATGGCTATAATGCAGCGTCATCTGAACTTGTTAAGCAATTTGCTCGTCGAGGCCTCTATCCCCGATACGGAGTCCCTAATGATTTACTGATCTCTTGTGCCATCTATGGTGCCCGGGTCCTAGATGTCCCGATGGAGCCGGTTTACAATGTAGGAGAGCAGTCCAAATTGCGGCCCAGTCGAGTAGCATTTCCAATTTTCCTTCTTCTTCTCCGAGGTTTCTGGAAGCGCATGTATTATCGGCATTTCCTTATAGAGACCACCCCTGTTCCGCTGGCGTATCTTTCTGGACTGTTGAGCTTTATCTCGGGTTTTTGTTGGACGGCTGTTTTGTTTATTCGATCAATTCAGATGTCGGTTACGACCCCGGAAGTTGTGGCGGCGACCCTTTTGTTCATGGGAGGCGGGATTGTTCTTCTGCTTGCAATAGTGTTGGATGTTCTTTTTGCCAGCCGAATGATTGTTAGTGGAGGTGAACAGATTTGA
- a CDS encoding glycosyltransferase: MTEIHQILVGAGRTDAITNMARNLRSSLRDLGRSEIFAQHPSPDITDVIPLDEFPQKYSTKRTIIFHASGGDKEVHRFLQNSSDPLVLIFHNITPAHYFENFDPIRAGSLREGWSELEFLRSKVVLSIADSPYNAKGLKQIGYKNVVVLPLGVETSRLQKLTSDPAMLHRIERETSGHLLLYVGQAVPHKRPEVLIQTQSLLTQYLGRNTSLALVGPPTLPIVNDAAFQQSQRLHVPNCLFLGQVSDTELTALYQQADIFLTASMHEGLCIPVLEAMAAGVPTISRNIAALPDTVGTAGILLPPDAGPELFAEGVVELLENKDLYKQLTTSGKQQAKSFCSSSTTKTFLNMLAELD; encoded by the coding sequence GTGACAGAAATTCATCAAATTCTTGTTGGCGCAGGACGAACCGACGCCATCACCAACATGGCAAGAAACCTTCGTTCATCCCTCCGCGATTTGGGTAGAAGTGAAATTTTTGCTCAACATCCCTCTCCTGACATAACCGATGTCATCCCGCTAGATGAGTTTCCCCAAAAATACTCAACCAAAAGAACCATAATATTTCACGCCAGTGGTGGGGACAAAGAAGTACATCGCTTTCTTCAAAACTCCAGCGATCCGTTAGTTCTCATATTTCATAACATCACACCAGCGCATTATTTTGAAAACTTTGATCCAATACGTGCAGGAAGCCTCCGAGAAGGTTGGAGCGAACTAGAATTTCTTCGCTCGAAGGTAGTTCTTTCCATAGCCGACTCTCCTTATAACGCAAAAGGCCTCAAACAAATCGGCTACAAAAACGTAGTTGTTCTTCCCCTCGGGGTGGAGACCTCTCGACTGCAGAAACTCACCAGTGACCCAGCAATGCTGCACCGTATTGAGCGGGAAACCTCTGGGCATCTCTTACTCTACGTCGGCCAAGCTGTGCCCCACAAGCGGCCAGAGGTTCTCATTCAAACACAATCTCTTCTCACCCAATATCTTGGACGGAATACCTCATTAGCACTTGTCGGCCCCCCCACCCTGCCCATAGTAAATGATGCCGCCTTTCAACAATCTCAACGTCTTCATGTCCCGAACTGTCTCTTTTTAGGCCAAGTCAGTGACACCGAGCTAACAGCTCTTTACCAGCAGGCCGACATATTCCTAACCGCCAGTATGCATGAGGGTCTCTGCATCCCTGTACTAGAAGCAATGGCGGCAGGCGTTCCTACCATCTCTCGAAATATCGCTGCTCTTCCTGACACTGTCGGTACGGCAGGAATCCTTCTTCCCCCTGATGCAGGACCTGAACTTTTCGCGGAAGGAGTTGTGGAATTACTTGAAAATAAAGACCTTTACAAACAACTCACCACCAGCGGAAAACAACAGGCCAAGAGCTTCTGCTCCAGTTCAACAACCAAAACTTTCCTCAACATGTTGGCTGAATTAGATTAA
- a CDS encoding glycosyltransferase, which yields MRILFVVQRYGTNIAGGSEQCCRLFAEHLSSAGHQVEVATSCAKNYTDWSNEFQAGSERINDVLVHRFPVDRKRDGQRFSGIDAAVVWGTHPVPLSAQELWVNEMGPRTTGLPKWLASDSSNYDIVIFFTYLYYTTIRGLPAVAGRTPTLFQPTAHLEPHLLVPIFDRLFRLPDGIAFLTVEEASLVNQRFGHSAVEEVIGVGTDLSLSGDGNRFRSRHQIGNNPFLLYVGRVDPGKGSLEAFDYFVAYKKRNPSSLKLVIVGEQVMHLPNHPDLITTGFVPEQEKLDALAACTAFLQPSYFESFSMALTEAWSMGKPALVQGRCEVLVGQTRRSGGGFPYQGFAEFEAALDLLLEDPHLNSQLGENGRLFVANHYQWEDLIMRYEDLLLRTIEAFNRRPYRHLSTGR from the coding sequence ATGCGCATCCTCTTTGTCGTTCAAAGGTATGGCACAAACATTGCCGGCGGATCAGAACAGTGCTGTCGTCTGTTCGCCGAACATTTATCATCAGCCGGCCATCAAGTTGAGGTTGCAACCAGTTGCGCTAAAAACTACACCGACTGGTCAAACGAATTTCAAGCTGGTAGCGAACGAATAAACGACGTACTTGTTCACCGTTTTCCGGTAGATCGTAAGCGCGATGGGCAGCGATTCAGCGGAATTGATGCGGCGGTAGTCTGGGGTACTCATCCGGTTCCCTTATCCGCTCAAGAGCTCTGGGTAAATGAAATGGGACCGCGAACTACCGGCCTTCCAAAATGGTTAGCTAGTGATTCATCCAATTATGATATTGTGATCTTTTTCACTTATCTCTACTACACCACAATTCGAGGGCTTCCAGCGGTAGCCGGACGCACTCCCACCCTCTTTCAACCCACAGCGCACCTTGAGCCGCACCTATTGGTACCGATCTTTGACCGATTATTTCGCCTCCCTGACGGTATTGCTTTTCTGACCGTTGAGGAAGCCTCGCTAGTGAACCAACGTTTTGGACATAGCGCAGTAGAAGAAGTGATCGGAGTGGGAACCGACCTTTCTCTTTCTGGTGACGGCAACCGTTTTCGCTCCCGCCACCAAATCGGCAACAACCCATTTCTACTCTATGTGGGGCGTGTGGACCCTGGAAAAGGCTCGCTTGAGGCTTTTGATTATTTTGTGGCCTACAAAAAACGCAACCCTTCCTCTCTAAAATTAGTGATCGTGGGGGAGCAAGTCATGCACCTCCCCAACCATCCTGATCTCATTACAACTGGTTTCGTGCCAGAGCAAGAGAAACTCGATGCGTTAGCTGCCTGCACCGCATTCCTTCAACCTTCCTACTTCGAAAGTTTCTCCATGGCCTTGACCGAGGCTTGGTCTATGGGTAAACCAGCTTTGGTGCAAGGGCGCTGCGAAGTACTTGTAGGTCAAACTCGACGTTCAGGAGGTGGTTTCCCTTATCAGGGTTTTGCCGAATTTGAAGCGGCCTTGGACCTACTTCTTGAAGACCCCCACCTCAACTCACAATTAGGAGAAAACGGCCGGTTGTTTGTCGCCAACCATTATCAGTGGGAAGATTTGATTATGCGCTACGAAGATCTGCTCTTGCGAACTATTGAAGCATTTAACCGTCGACCCTACCGTCATCTTTCTACAGGACGATAA
- a CDS encoding class I SAM-dependent methyltransferase translates to MVRDSFRNFVLRLTGAKHVQLVLEGQIRDAFAGIEELQTMMNEVQVQLSLLIQDAESSGIRVDGLERETGNISKELGAAKNQIASVHRGLTARSPLTASAELSVKLTQNIPLGTLDEETVYAAIEEKMRGTREEISNRQAQYVQMVKELPNVGKVVDLGCGRGEFLSLLQEEGVHGVGVDLNTTFVAECQTQGLEVQNCDALTYLTSCPDSSMRAVVAFQVLEHLSFATLVRVLAEAYRVLLPGGLFLGETPNGANLAVGGSTFWIDHTHVRPLHPDLLKTLADYFGFDKVKVDLVSLPEVPWRLDKEVAGQPVSDAVLGLQEYVLSGQDALLVAYRPVER, encoded by the coding sequence ATGGTTAGAGATTCTTTTAGAAATTTTGTTCTTCGCTTGACGGGAGCAAAGCATGTACAACTTGTTCTTGAGGGTCAGATACGCGATGCTTTCGCAGGTATTGAAGAACTTCAAACGATGATGAACGAAGTTCAAGTTCAACTTAGTTTATTAATTCAAGATGCAGAATCTTCAGGTATAAGGGTGGATGGACTAGAACGAGAAACGGGGAATATTAGTAAAGAACTCGGTGCGGCTAAGAATCAAATTGCCTCAGTTCACCGGGGTTTAACGGCCAGATCGCCTTTGACTGCAAGTGCTGAACTATCTGTCAAACTAACTCAAAACATACCCCTTGGCACACTGGATGAGGAAACGGTCTATGCGGCTATTGAAGAAAAGATGCGAGGCACTAGAGAAGAAATAAGCAACCGTCAGGCCCAATATGTACAGATGGTCAAGGAACTTCCGAATGTAGGGAAAGTAGTTGACCTTGGTTGTGGCCGAGGAGAGTTCCTCTCCCTGCTCCAGGAGGAGGGCGTTCATGGGGTTGGGGTTGATTTGAATACCACTTTTGTCGCCGAATGCCAGACACAAGGCCTTGAGGTTCAAAATTGTGATGCACTTACTTATCTCACTTCTTGCCCAGATTCTTCCATGCGGGCGGTGGTGGCTTTTCAAGTATTAGAACATCTATCGTTTGCTACCTTAGTGAGAGTTCTCGCCGAGGCTTACCGGGTTCTTCTCCCTGGAGGCCTTTTTTTAGGAGAAACGCCAAATGGGGCAAATTTGGCCGTTGGCGGGTCAACGTTTTGGATCGACCATACGCATGTGCGGCCACTTCACCCCGATTTATTAAAGACCCTTGCCGATTATTTTGGGTTCGATAAGGTAAAGGTTGACTTGGTATCTTTGCCCGAGGTTCCGTGGCGTTTAGATAAAGAAGTAGCGGGCCAACCGGTGAGCGATGCCGTGCTTGGCCTTCAGGAGTATGTATTGAGCGGTCAAGATGCTTTATTGGTCGCTTATCGTCCTGTAGAAAGATGA
- a CDS encoding glucose-1-phosphate thymidylyltransferase, with amino-acid sequence MKGLILSGGAGVRLRPVTHTSAKQLVPIANTPILFYGIKRLVEAGVTQIGIIIGETGDEIRRAVGNGEKWGAKITYLPQEKPLGLAHCVLVAQEFLTDDDFIMYLGDNMLEQDLSDIVSRFQHDRTSRPLSCRVLLKKVADPQSFGVAILDCEGSITELIEKPKNPPSDLALVGVYLFTPAIHQAVATLKPSGRGELEITDAIQKLINDGLAVDHEIIKGWWIDTGKKDSLLECNRLVLSTIVTSIDERATVDSASTLSGAVQVGAQSTLTNCTITGPVVIGENVSISNCQVGPYASLGDGCSLDDISIDDSVLLRDCMINGGGRITSSLLGRSSSVSGSSSNGVSTLMLGDDSIVELH; translated from the coding sequence GTGAAAGGGCTCATTCTCAGCGGGGGCGCAGGTGTGCGACTTCGCCCAGTAACCCATACCAGCGCTAAGCAGTTAGTGCCTATCGCCAATACCCCCATTCTCTTTTACGGTATTAAACGACTAGTGGAAGCGGGAGTCACCCAGATAGGAATCATTATTGGTGAAACGGGCGATGAAATCCGCCGTGCCGTTGGTAATGGAGAAAAATGGGGAGCAAAAATTACCTACCTCCCTCAAGAGAAGCCACTGGGCCTTGCCCACTGCGTACTTGTTGCTCAGGAATTCCTTACCGATGATGACTTCATCATGTATTTAGGTGACAACATGCTTGAGCAGGACTTAAGCGACATAGTCAGTCGCTTCCAGCATGATCGCACCTCCCGCCCTCTAAGTTGTCGAGTACTGCTCAAAAAAGTTGCAGACCCGCAATCATTTGGCGTAGCAATACTTGATTGCGAAGGTTCCATCACTGAGTTGATTGAAAAACCTAAGAATCCTCCCTCTGATCTCGCTCTGGTAGGGGTTTACCTTTTTACACCGGCCATCCATCAGGCCGTAGCCACGTTAAAGCCATCTGGTCGAGGCGAACTTGAAATCACTGACGCTATCCAAAAGTTGATCAATGATGGTTTAGCGGTGGATCATGAAATAATTAAGGGTTGGTGGATTGATACCGGCAAAAAAGACTCTCTTCTTGAGTGCAACCGGTTGGTGTTGAGCACAATTGTTACAAGCATTGACGAAAGAGCCACCGTTGACTCCGCATCAACACTGAGTGGAGCTGTACAAGTCGGGGCACAAAGCACCCTCACTAACTGCACTATTACTGGTCCGGTAGTTATTGGTGAAAATGTAAGCATCAGCAACTGCCAAGTAGGCCCTTATGCCTCACTGGGGGATGGTTGCTCACTCGATGACATCAGCATTGATGATTCCGTCTTGCTCCGCGATTGTATGATCAACGGTGGAGGGCGTATCACCTCCTCACTTTTAGGGCGCTCCAGCAGTGTTTCTGGCTCATCCTCCAACGGAGTGAGTACCTTAATGTTGGGCGATGATTCAATCGTCGAACTCCACTAA
- a CDS encoding dTDP-4-keto-6-deoxy-D-glucose epimerase: MPSIVSSDLITGIIFIHPEVFDDQRGFFVETWRKEWFPGVPEMVQNNRADRQAGSLVGLHYHLHQADYWYVPFGAARVVLHDLRQGSPTEGTTICTDLGHQKDGSHNHGGIYIPPGVAHGFSALSDMTITYQVDGYYNPADELGVAWDDPEINADWGVPNPVLSLRDQANPRRGDLKPDLQPRF; encoded by the coding sequence ATGCCAAGCATCGTTTCTTCTGATCTCATTACCGGGATAATTTTTATTCATCCTGAAGTGTTTGATGACCAACGCGGCTTTTTTGTAGAAACATGGCGAAAGGAGTGGTTCCCAGGCGTTCCCGAGATGGTCCAAAACAACCGAGCCGACCGCCAAGCAGGCAGTTTGGTAGGCCTGCATTACCACCTTCATCAAGCCGACTATTGGTATGTGCCTTTTGGTGCTGCTCGGGTGGTTCTCCATGATTTGCGTCAAGGTTCCCCCACCGAAGGAACAACCATTTGTACCGATCTGGGCCACCAAAAAGATGGCTCCCATAACCATGGTGGCATCTATATTCCACCTGGAGTAGCGCATGGGTTTTCTGCCTTGAGCGATATGACCATCACCTACCAAGTCGATGGCTACTACAACCCAGCCGACGAACTTGGAGTAGCGTGGGACGACCCAGAGATCAACGCCGACTGGGGGGTCCCTAATCCTGTTCTTTCGCTAAGAGACCAAGCCAACCCTCGTCGAGGCGACCTTAAACCCGACCTACAACCAAGGTTCTAA